A stretch of DNA from Micromonospora peucetia:
GACCGACGGCTGGAGCGCGACACCGTCGCGCGCCGCCCGGTCGTACCGGCCGGCTTCGATGTCACCGGGCAGGTGGACCCGCTCCGTGCCGGGTGCCAGCGCGGAGCCGAGCACCTGGTCGGCCAGGTCGTCGACCCGACGGGCGAGCTCCTCCGCGTCCTCGGCGAACGCCTCGGCGTCCAGGGCGAGGAAGAAGTGCGCGCAGTCGTTGGGCACCGACACGTCGGCGTAGAGGCCCTGGACCCCCTGGCCGTACGCCCCGCCGGACAGCACCCCGGTCAGTACGTCGATCATGAGCGCGAGACCGTATCCCTTGTGGGCGCCGGAGGGCAGCAACAGTCCCTTGAGCGCGGCGGCCGGATCGGTGGTGGGCCGCCCCTGCGCGTCGGTCGCCCAGCTCGCGGGGATCTCACGGCCCTCACCGGCAGCCAGCCGGACCTTGCCGAGCGCTGCCTCGGAGAGCGCCACGTCGAGGATCACCGGCTTGCCGCCCGCGCGGGGTACGCCCACCGCGAGCGGATTGTTGCCGACCACCGCCGAGGCGCCACCCGGGGCGGGCATCAGCGGGCGGGTGTTGGCCGCCGCGATGCCGACGCATCCGCTGTTCGCGGCGAGGTCCACGTAGCGGAACGCCCCACCGAAGTGGAACGCCCGGCGGACGGTGACCACGCCGACGCCGTACGTCTGCGCCTTCGCCACCGCCAGCCGCATCGCCTGGTCACCGGTGAGCTGACCCAGCGCGTGGCCGGCGTCGAGCACCGCGATGGCGCCCTTGTCCCGGACCGCCTCGGCCCGCTCGGCCCGGCTGACCGAGCCGGCCCTGATCCGGTCCACGTACATCGGCAGCAGCATCACCCCGTGCGAGGAGATTCCTCGCATGTCGGCGTCCACCAGGGAGCCGGCGACCAGACCGGCCGCCTGCTCGGAGTAGCCCAGTGCGCCGAAGACCGAGGCGACAGCGTCGGTGAGCCACCGGACCGGGACCGTCGGCGGGAAGTCCGGCGCGCTCATGACCGGTCCGCCCACGGTACGAAGAACCGCTCGATCGCGGCGAGCAGGTAGAACAGCACGACACTCATCACCCCGAGCAGGATCATCGCGGCGAAGGCCAAGGCGGTGTCGGCGCTGGCGCCGGAGGCGACGATCGCATAGCCCAGCCCTTCGGTGGCACCGACGAACTCGGCGATCACCGCGCCGATGACGGCGAGGGTGATGGCGAGCTTGAGACCGACGAAGAGCTGCGGGATGGCGGCCGGCATCCGGATCATGCGGAACGTCTGCCACCAGTTGGTCTTCAGCGACCGGCCCAGCTCCACCAGGTCGGCCGGGGTGGAGCTGAGGCCGGCGGCGGTGGAGATGACGATCGGGAAGAAGCAGACCAGGAAGACCAGGAAGACCTTGGGGAACTGACCGAAGCCCATCCACACCACCAGCAGCGGCGCGACGGCCACCTTCGGTACGGCGTTGAGCATCAGCAGCAGCGGGTAGACGGTCCGCTCCAGCATCCGCGAGGCGGTGACGATCAGCGCCAGCGGCACCCCGACCGCGATGGCCAGCAGGAAGCCCAGCAGCGTCTCGGTGAGGGTGACCAGGGTGTTGTCCCACAGGTAACCGGCCTGCTCGACCATGCTCTGCGCCACCTGCACCGGGGACGGCAGGATGAAGCTCTCCACCTCGAAGACGACCGTGATCGCCCACCACAGGGCGGTGGCGGCCACGACGCCGAGCACGGGCGGGAGTTGCTGGACCAGGCGGCTCCCGGCGCGTGGCTTGTCGCGGCCGGTACGACGGGTTTCGGTGACCGTCACCGTGCCACCTCCTCGGGGGTCATGAGCAGATCGTGCAGTTGGGCGCGCAGCACGCCGAGTTCGGCCGAGTGGCCGTCGCGTCCCAGCGAACGCGGACGAGCGATGTCGATGTCCACGATCTGCCGCAGCCGGCCCGGTCGCGGGCTGAGTACGACGACCCGGTCGGCGAGCAGCACGGCCTCGTCGACCGAGTGCGTCACGAAGAGCACCGTCGAGGCGTGCTTCATCTGCAGGCGCTGGAGTTCGACCGTGAGGTCGGCGCGGGTGAGCGCGTCGAGTGCGGAGAACGGCTCGTCCATCAGCAGCACCCGCGGCTGCTGGATGAGGGCCCGGCACAGCGAGACCCGCTGCTGCATCCCGCCGGAGAGTTCGTGCGGCAGGCGCTTCTCGAAGCCGTTCAGCCCGACCAGGTCGAGCAGTTCGTGCGCGCGGTTACGGGCGTCCCGTCGGTCCTGCCTGAACACCTCGGTCGGCAGCAGCACGTTGTCGATGACCGACCGCCACGGCAGCAACGCCGGGCGCTGGAACATGAAGCCGATGTCCCGCCGTGGCCCCCGGATGGGGGTGCCGGCGACGGTTATCTCGCCCGAGGTGGCCTCCTGGAGGCCCGCCACCAGCCGCAGCAGGCTGGACTTACCGCACCCGGAGCGCCCGACGATCGCCACGAACTCGCCGTCGGCGACCTCCAGCGACACATCACGCAGGGCCTCCACGTCACCGGCCCGGGTGCGGTAGATCTGCGAAACGTTACGAATTCCGATCATGGTTTCGCCCCTCGCGGTGCACGCGGCAACCAGCCGCGCGCACCGCCGTCGAAGAGGAAGTTATGGCTTTGCGATGTCGTAGACGCCGAGGTCATCGGCGCTCGGCGTCGACTTGAGGGTGCCGGTGCCGGCGAGCAGCTTGATCATCGCCTCCACCCGCGCCCGGTCGAGCTTCCCGGCGGTCCCGCCGTCGACCAGGACGTACGGCCGCATCTCGGTGAGTTCGGCGGCGGCGACCTTCTCGTCGGCCGTCCGGTCGTGCTTCTTGAGCAGCTGGGCGGCTTCCTCGGGGTGCTCCACCGCATAGATCAGGCCCTTGACCAGCGCCGCCGTGAACTTCTCGACCTCTGCGCGGTCGCTGTCCAGCTTCGTGGCGGAGACCAGCAGGCCGTTGCCGTACAGGTCGGGCAGCTTGTCCGCGTACGGCAGCATGGTGACGGTCTTGCCACCGGCCGCCTTCTCCAGCAGCGGCTTGCCGGCGGCGAACTGGCCGATCGCGTCCACCGAGCCGGCGGCGAGCAGCTGCGGCAGCGACTGCGGCGAGGACGGGACGAACTTCACCGACTTCGGGTCGATGCCGGCCGCCTTGGCGTACGCCGGGAAAATGATCATGTTGGTGGAGCCGGAGCTGTCCGCGATGCTGGCGCCGGGCAGCTTCTCCGGCGAGTCGATCGCCTTGTCCAGCGAGGCGATGCCGGCCATCGACCGCTGGTGGATGGCGGCCACCGCGCGCACCGGCATCTTCTCGTTGGCCATCGTGGTGATGACCCCGGAGAGGTCGCCGGTGCCGTAGTCGGCCTGCCCCGACCCGATCAGCTTCATGACGTCGACAGTGCCGGTGCCGGGCTTGATGGTGACGTTGAGCCCGGCCTCCTTGAAGTAGCCCTTCTCCAGGGCGACGTAGGCGTACGAGTCCCGACCGAACGTCCCGAAGGAGGTCAGGTAGGTGACGGAGGCGGCATCGGGGGAAGAATCGGCCTCCTCCGAACCACCACAGCCGGCGACGGTGAGGGCGAGAGCCGCTGTGGCAACGGCCGCGACGAGACGGGTACGAGCTGACATGAGACCTCCTGCATCGGCGGGATTTATCAAATGTCAAACTTCCCGACTCGTCAAGACCTTGTTTTGGAAACACCGCCCCACCCCGGCGGCCCCAGCCCGGCGACCTCACCCCCACCAGGCCCACTGACCTGGCCGTACGCAACCCCGCCCTGGCGGCAACCACCTTCCCGGTTGGATCAAGTCACGCTCCCACCGGCGATCCCGTCGTCGCACGACTCGGCACCGACCCGGTGGTTTCAAGCTGTGCTCGGACGGCCGGTTGCATCGGAAACCGTTCGACAGAGGACTTGTACAGACTTACAATTTGTATCCATGTACAGATTTGACCGAGAGATGACATCGTGCGGGCCATGAGTCGGGACGAGGTGCGGGGTGCGATCGCGAACCTGGACGTGGTCGAGAGCAAGGTGCGTCTGCCGGCCTGGTTCGACGAGATCGCGTGGGGCAAGCTCGACTACCTCGGGTGGCGGGATCCCCGAGCGCCAATGCGCGCCTACCTGGTCACCGACATCGACGGTACGGCGTCGGGCGCAATGCTCCGCCAGAGTCCGAGCCGGGCTGAGCTCGGCGGGCGAGCGGTCATGTGCTCGCTGTGCCACTTCATGCGCCGCTTCAACGAGGTCGCCCTCTTCGCCGCACCGCGCCCCTCTGCGGACAAGCGCCAGCGGCTGAGCACGCTCGGCATCCTCGTGTGCACCGACCTCGACTGCGTCACGAAGGTGCACAGCGCGCCCGTCCTCGGGCCGCTCGACCCACCGGTCGACGAGATGATTCAGGCGCGCAGGGAGGGGCTGCGGGTGCGTACCGTCTCGTTCCTACGCTCGGTGTCGAGCACTCCGCGAACCGTACGAGGGAGGGGATGATGGCGTACCTGGCGCGTGCAGAACGGCGACGCTCGATCGTGGAGGCGGCGGCCACCGTCGTCGAGCGCGATGGCTTGAGTGCGGTGACGGCCAGAGTCGTGGCGGACGAGCTTGGTGGGTCGCAGGGCCAGATCCACCACCACTTCGCGTCGACCGACGAGCTCGCCGGGGAGGCCTGGCGACACTACGCCGCGCAGCAGATCGATGAATACGAGCACGAAATCGACGGCCTCGATGCGTACGACGCGCTCGTGCTCTTCTTCGCCGACCTCGTCAGTACCGACGGGGACGGGCACGCACTCGCGCGGTGGGCCGAGGCGAACGCACACGCGCAGCAGCGTCCCCTCGTCGCGAAGAGCTACGTCGAGACGCTCACCCGGCTGACCGACGTCCTCGCCTCCGTCTTGGCCGGGGACTCCGACGCCGCGCGTGCGCGAACGGCCGCCTGGCGGATCCTCATGCTTGGGGTCGGGCTCGCCGGGCTCACCCGCATCACCGAGGACTCACCCGTGCCGGCCCGTGACGTCATGCTGTCGGCGATCCGAGCAGAGACGGATTGACGTCTCGCCTGCGGCGGGAGTTGCAGTGCCGATCAGCGGTACGGTTCGGGCGTGCTTGCCGTCGGCACGCGTCCGCCGATCTTTGTCGACATCGATGGTGTGCTCCTTCCGTTCCGGATCCGTCCGACTGGCGCGGATCGCCGTTCGAGCGTTGGCGCGAGCGCCGCTCCCGACCACTCCGGCAACCCGCTCCTGGAACGACTCGACCCCGGTGACGGGAAGCGTCTGCTCGGCCTGCCCGGCGACCTGGTCTGGGCGAGTACCTGGATGGCCGAGGCGAACGAGGTCGTCGCGCCCAGGCTCGGACTTCCCGCTCTGCCGGTCGTCGATTGGCCCGATGCGCGTACGGCACCAAGACCGGCATTCGGGCGGTCGCCGGGTCCGCCCGGCACGATCACGGCGAGGACGACGTCCGCCCGCGCTCGTGTGGTGTCCGGCTGCGGCGCCTGTCCGCAAACGGGCGCCGCGGGGCAGGTAGCGCGATGGTGGCGGATAGCCGCCGGGCGACCGCCTGCGATCAGTGCGCTACCGCCGGGCGGTGGCGGCCCGCTGGCGTGCCGATTCGTACAGCACGACAGTCGCGGCGGTCGCCGCGTTCAGGGAGCTGGCGGACCCGAACATGGGGATCCGGACGAGTTGGTCGCATGCCTCGCGCCACCCGGAGCTGAGGCCGGTGGTCTCGTTGCCGATCAACGTCAGGGTGGGTTGTGTGAAGTCGTACTCGGCGGCGTCCAGGATGCCGTACTCATCTGTTCCCATGATGCTCATGCCGATGCCGTCGGCGCGGACGTCAGCGACCCAGGATAGAACGGCCTGGTGGGAGGGCACCCGGACCACGGGCAAGGCGAACAGCGAGCCGGTGCTCGCCCGGACCGCCTTCGGGTCGTACACGTCGGCGGCGTGGCCGGTGACGATGACGCCGCCGGCGCCGAAGGCGTCCGCCGACCGAACGAGGGTCCCGATATTGCCGGGGCTGGTGGGCCGATCGAACACGACGGTGAGCATGGTCGGACCGACCGGGATACGGCGCAGGTTGTCCTCCCGCAGCGCGACCACGGCCAGCAGCTCTGGAACCGTGTCTGCCTTACCTCCCAGTTCGTGCATCAGTTCACGCGAGACGGCGAACTTCTCGGCCCGGACTGTGTCCAGGGCCTCGCGTGCCCAGCTGGACAGCTGCGCGCTGGTGTCGTAGAGCAGCTCCCGGATCTGCCAGCCGTGTTCGACGGCCATGGTGATCGGACGCACGCCCTGCACGAGGAACTCGCCGCGTCGCTGCCGCTTGGTCCGATTGCCGAGGAGAGCTTTCCACTGCTGGAACCGCGCATTGCGGCCACTCACTCGCAGAACCACTGCCAACCCGCCTCCGTCGCACGTAGCCCGCCCATGCCCTGCCTGCCACACTTCACCGGCCTCTGGCTCCCCGAGGTTTCCGACAAGGCCTTCGGCCAGGCGCTCAGGAACGGACGGGGCTTGTCGCCCCGGCGCCGCGGTCGGTGCCGTCTCCGTCCGGACCGAGGGCGTCCTGTCCGAGACCCTGACGGATCGCGATCTCTACGGGTGAGTATGCCCCGTCGGCCCGCTCCAGTTCGTACGGTGCGGCTGGCATCAGCGGCGGTTGGGCCATAAAGCGAGGCCGCGTTCCGTGGTGCGGTTGCGCCGCGTGCACCAGGAATGGGTGGCACAGGAAGACGTCGCCCGGAGATCCGGTGGCGAGGGCGAGCGGCCGGTGTTCGGACGCCGCCACCAGGTCGGGCGCAAGGGCCAGTCCGCTCGCTCCGTCCTCCCCGTACTTCTCCAGCACCTTCGGCACGTCGAGGTGTGAGCCGACCCTGATCCGGGTCGGGGCGTCCTTCTCACCGACCTCACTGAACAGGAACAGCATCAGCAGTGCCCGGCCCCGGGAGCGCACATTGGTGAAGTACCAGCTCTCGCCCTCCGGCAGATAGCTGCCCTCGATGTGCCAGCCCGCGTCGTTCGGCTCCTCTTCGTGCGGGAAGCGCAGCGGGAATGTGCCCAGCGAGTAGCGCGGCTCCCAGCGGCCCGCGCCGACGAGCAGGTCGTACGCGTGATGGAGGAACGGGGAGTTGGGAGCGGCGACGAACGGCCCCTGCGCCATGCCGGGCACCCAGTGCACGGGCTGCGTCCACGTCGCTGGATCGTCCGGGTCGCAGCCCGTCTCCCGCCACAGCAGCCGCGCGCAGTCCGCTGCCACGCGCGGCGCGACGGCGCCCTCCAGCTTCACGAAGCCGTCGCGAAGAAAGCGGGATACCAAGGTCGTGTCATCCATGCCCCCATCGTGCGGCGGCGCCGGTCTCGATCACCCGACATTTTCCGCGCCGCTTTTGTCGGGCGCTGCCCGGTGCGCTGCGACCAAGGTTGACGTCGGACAGAGGCTTGATGATCTCGACTCCGTCTGACCGTCGAAGGGAGCGAACACGTGGACGCCCGCATCGTCGACCATCCCGAGTTCCGGCTCGTGGGGCACGCGGCCCGCGTCCGGCTGGTCCATCAAGGCATCAACCCGCACATCCAGCGGCACATCACCGCACTGCCGACCGAGGAGCACCTGCGCTTGAAGGCTCTCGGCAACACTGAGCCGAGCGGCCTGCTCGCGGTCAGCGACGACCTTGACCCCGACTACGCCGAGGGCAGCGAGCTGACCTACCTTCACGGGGTCGCCGTATCCCCGGGTACGCCGGTCCCCGACGGCCTCGACATCATCGAAGTTCCGGCCGGCAGATGGTTGATCATCCGGACCACGGGCCCGCATCCGCAGACCCTGCAGAAGGCCTGGGCCACGGCCGCAGCCGCGTGGTTCCCGTCCAACCCGTGGCGTCTGCGGCCAGGTCCGGAGATCGTCGCGGCGCTTGAGCCTACGAACGACTTCAGCACCGCGACCTGTGAACTCTGGCTGCCCGTCGAACCGGCGTAACGATCTGGCGAGCATCCAGACAGCATCAGGGGTCCGGCCCGGCGGCCAACAGGATGGCCCAGCCGCGGCAACCGAGCGCGAATATCCGGATCTGCCGCCGTCCGTGCGCGCACACTGATCGCGGTTGTGGTCACGCTCAGTAGCTGATCTTGAGCC
This window harbors:
- a CDS encoding ABC transporter substrate-binding protein: MSARTRLVAAVATAALALTVAGCGGSEEADSSPDAASVTYLTSFGTFGRDSYAYVALEKGYFKEAGLNVTIKPGTGTVDVMKLIGSGQADYGTGDLSGVITTMANEKMPVRAVAAIHQRSMAGIASLDKAIDSPEKLPGASIADSSGSTNMIIFPAYAKAAGIDPKSVKFVPSSPQSLPQLLAAGSVDAIGQFAAGKPLLEKAAGGKTVTMLPYADKLPDLYGNGLLVSATKLDSDRAEVEKFTAALVKGLIYAVEHPEEAAQLLKKHDRTADEKVAAAELTEMRPYVLVDGGTAGKLDRARVEAMIKLLAGTGTLKSTPSADDLGVYDIAKP
- a CDS encoding FBP domain-containing protein; the encoded protein is MSRDEVRGAIANLDVVESKVRLPAWFDEIAWGKLDYLGWRDPRAPMRAYLVTDIDGTASGAMLRQSPSRAELGGRAVMCSLCHFMRRFNEVALFAAPRPSADKRQRLSTLGILVCTDLDCVTKVHSAPVLGPLDPPVDEMIQARREGLRVRTVSFLRSVSSTPRTVRGRG
- a CDS encoding ABC transporter permease produces the protein MTVTETRRTGRDKPRAGSRLVQQLPPVLGVVAATALWWAITVVFEVESFILPSPVQVAQSMVEQAGYLWDNTLVTLTETLLGFLLAIAVGVPLALIVTASRMLERTVYPLLLMLNAVPKVAVAPLLVVWMGFGQFPKVFLVFLVCFFPIVISTAAGLSSTPADLVELGRSLKTNWWQTFRMIRMPAAIPQLFVGLKLAITLAVIGAVIAEFVGATEGLGYAIVASGASADTALAFAAMILLGVMSVVLFYLLAAIERFFVPWADRS
- a CDS encoding GyrI-like domain-containing protein, with the translated sequence MDARIVDHPEFRLVGHAARVRLVHQGINPHIQRHITALPTEEHLRLKALGNTEPSGLLAVSDDLDPDYAEGSELTYLHGVAVSPGTPVPDGLDIIEVPAGRWLIIRTTGPHPQTLQKAWATAAAAWFPSNPWRLRPGPEIVAALEPTNDFSTATCELWLPVEPA
- a CDS encoding Ldh family oxidoreductase → MSAPDFPPTVPVRWLTDAVASVFGALGYSEQAAGLVAGSLVDADMRGISSHGVMLLPMYVDRIRAGSVSRAERAEAVRDKGAIAVLDAGHALGQLTGDQAMRLAVAKAQTYGVGVVTVRRAFHFGGAFRYVDLAANSGCVGIAAANTRPLMPAPGGASAVVGNNPLAVGVPRAGGKPVILDVALSEAALGKVRLAAGEGREIPASWATDAQGRPTTDPAAALKGLLLPSGAHKGYGLALMIDVLTGVLSGGAYGQGVQGLYADVSVPNDCAHFFLALDAEAFAEDAEELARRVDDLADQVLGSALAPGTERVHLPGDIEAGRYDRAARDGVALQPSVFAGLVEVAAGLGVPLQSPASVG
- a CDS encoding TrmH family RNA methyltransferase; this encodes MAVVLRVSGRNARFQQWKALLGNRTKRQRRGEFLVQGVRPITMAVEHGWQIRELLYDTSAQLSSWAREALDTVRAEKFAVSRELMHELGGKADTVPELLAVVALREDNLRRIPVGPTMLTVVFDRPTSPGNIGTLVRSADAFGAGGVIVTGHAADVYDPKAVRASTGSLFALPVVRVPSHQAVLSWVADVRADGIGMSIMGTDEYGILDAAEYDFTQPTLTLIGNETTGLSSGWREACDQLVRIPMFGSASSLNAATAATVVLYESARQRAATARR
- a CDS encoding phytanoyl-CoA dioxygenase family protein, which codes for MDDTTLVSRFLRDGFVKLEGAVAPRVAADCARLLWRETGCDPDDPATWTQPVHWVPGMAQGPFVAAPNSPFLHHAYDLLVGAGRWEPRYSLGTFPLRFPHEEEPNDAGWHIEGSYLPEGESWYFTNVRSRGRALLMLFLFSEVGEKDAPTRIRVGSHLDVPKVLEKYGEDGASGLALAPDLVAASEHRPLALATGSPGDVFLCHPFLVHAAQPHHGTRPRFMAQPPLMPAAPYELERADGAYSPVEIAIRQGLGQDALGPDGDGTDRGAGATSPVRS
- a CDS encoding ABC transporter ATP-binding protein, encoding MIGIRNVSQIYRTRAGDVEALRDVSLEVADGEFVAIVGRSGCGKSSLLRLVAGLQEATSGEITVAGTPIRGPRRDIGFMFQRPALLPWRSVIDNVLLPTEVFRQDRRDARNRAHELLDLVGLNGFEKRLPHELSGGMQQRVSLCRALIQQPRVLLMDEPFSALDALTRADLTVELQRLQMKHASTVLFVTHSVDEAVLLADRVVVLSPRPGRLRQIVDIDIARPRSLGRDGHSAELGVLRAQLHDLLMTPEEVAR
- a CDS encoding TetR family transcriptional regulator, with product MAYLARAERRRSIVEAAATVVERDGLSAVTARVVADELGGSQGQIHHHFASTDELAGEAWRHYAAQQIDEYEHEIDGLDAYDALVLFFADLVSTDGDGHALARWAEANAHAQQRPLVAKSYVETLTRLTDVLASVLAGDSDAARARTAAWRILMLGVGLAGLTRITEDSPVPARDVMLSAIRAETD